One Branchiostoma floridae strain S238N-H82 chromosome 1, Bfl_VNyyK, whole genome shotgun sequence genomic region harbors:
- the LOC118417895 gene encoding uncharacterized protein LOC118417895 gives NSVYFASTGILDSEASLDADIRFYRSRTYAESTKATYKSQRRAYLRFCLYHQYVPVPATTKTLCRYAVFLARTLKYSSIVNYLNIVRVLHQEAGFGNPLYNNWLLQTTLRGIRRIHGDCVTQKLPITPDILRAIYTRLDLTQPKHVVFWATCLVGFFSFFRKSNLLPKTANSFDPVKQLCRKDFRFFAWGAVITVRWSKTIQFRERTLQIPIPRVNGSPLCPVAALEKAFSLTHAADPDGPAFVLPQETGPRIVPMTHQTFVTLLRHFLELCGYNKTQYSGHSLRRGGATWASDCGIPATLIQLQGDWKSNAYQRYTTVTRKGRLWTVRTMANALT, from the coding sequence AACTCTGTCTATTTTGCCTCCACAGGCATCTTGGATAGCGAAGCATCCCTAGACGCCGACATCCGCTTCTACCGTTCACGGACCTATGCTGAATCAACAAAAGCGACGTACAAATCCCAGCGGCGGGCGTACCTGCGGTTCTGTTTGTATCATCAGTATGTACCTGTCCCAGCTACAACTAAAACTCTGTGCCGGTACGCGGTATTTCTAGCGAGAACACTCAAGTACAGCAGCATCGTCAACTACCTAAACATTGTCCGAGTACTGCACCAGGAGGCAGGGTTTGGCAACCCCCTGTACAACAACTGGCTTCTACAAACCACGCTGCGCGGTATTCGCCGTATCCATGGTGATTGCGTCACACAGAAGCTCCCCATCACTCCGGACATTCTACGCGCCATCTACACGCGGCTGGACCTCACTCAGCCCAAGCACGTGGTTTTCTGGGCCACGTGTTTGGTAGGGTTCTTCTCGTTCTTCCGCAAGTCGAACCTTCTACCGAAAACAGCGAACAGCTTCGACCCTGTCAAGCAACTCTGCCGCAAAGACTTCCGATTCTTCGCGTGGGGCGCAGTGATCACCGTTCGTTGGAGCAAAACAATTCAGTTTCGGGAAAGGACGCTCCAGATCCCGATTCCCCGTGTTAATGGCTCCCCCCTGTGTCCCGTAGCAGCGCTGGAGAAAGCGTTCTCCCTGACACACGCGGCAGACCCAGACGGACCAGCCTTTGTTCTGCCCCAGGAAACGGGGCCGCGGATTGTACCCATGACGCATCAAACTTTCGTGACTCTGCTACGGCACTTCCTAGAGTTATGCGGTTACAACAAGACACAATATAGCGGACACAGCCTCCGTCGCGGCGGTGCGACGTGGGCCAGCGACTGTGGTATACCAGCGACCCTGATCCAGCTCCAGGGAGACTGGAAGTCAAACGCGTACCAGCGCTACACCACAGTGACTCGAAAAGGCAGACTATGGACTGTTCGCACCATGGCAAATGCCCTCACTTAG